Proteins encoded together in one Bradyrhizobium sp. CB82 window:
- a CDS encoding nitronate monooxygenase family protein, translating into MKTAITELFGIDHPIIQGGMHFVGFAELASAVSNAGGLGIITGLTQRTPELLAKEIARCREMTDKPFGVNLTFLPTFAAPPYPEYIAATVEGGVKIVETAGRSPERYMPALKAHGIKVIHKCTSVRHSLKAERIGCDAVSVDGFECGGHPGEDDIPNMILLPRAAEELKIPFVASGGMADGRSLVAALSLGASGMNMGTRFIATKEAPVHQNVKNALVASTELDTRLIMRALRNTERVLKNANVERLLEIEREKGDKLKIDDIHDQVAGVYPRIMIEGQMDAGAWSCGMVAGLIQDIPSCKELVDRIMSEADEIIRGRLMGFLDGKTSARKVA; encoded by the coding sequence GTGAAGACCGCGATCACCGAACTGTTCGGCATAGACCACCCGATCATCCAGGGCGGCATGCATTTTGTGGGCTTTGCCGAACTCGCCTCCGCCGTCTCCAACGCCGGCGGGCTCGGCATCATCACCGGGCTCACCCAGAGAACGCCGGAGCTGCTCGCCAAGGAGATCGCGCGTTGTCGTGAGATGACCGACAAGCCGTTCGGCGTGAACCTCACCTTCTTGCCGACCTTCGCAGCTCCGCCCTATCCGGAATACATCGCCGCGACCGTGGAAGGTGGCGTGAAGATCGTGGAGACTGCTGGACGCAGCCCCGAACGATATATGCCGGCGCTGAAGGCTCACGGCATCAAAGTGATCCACAAATGCACCTCGGTGCGCCACTCGCTGAAAGCCGAGCGGATCGGCTGCGACGCGGTCAGTGTCGACGGTTTTGAATGCGGTGGCCATCCCGGCGAAGACGACATCCCCAACATGATCCTGCTGCCGCGCGCGGCGGAGGAGCTGAAGATTCCCTTCGTCGCCTCCGGCGGCATGGCCGACGGCCGCAGCCTCGTCGCGGCACTTTCGCTCGGCGCCAGCGGCATGAACATGGGCACGCGCTTCATCGCCACCAAGGAAGCCCCGGTCCACCAGAACGTGAAGAACGCGCTGGTCGCGTCGACTGAGCTCGATACCCGCCTGATCATGCGCGCGCTGCGCAACACCGAGCGCGTGCTGAAGAACGCCAACGTCGAGCGCCTGCTCGAGATCGAGCGCGAGAAGGGTGACAAATTGAAGATCGACGACATCCACGACCAGGTCGCTGGCGTCTATCCGAGAATCATGATCGAGGGCCAGATGGATGCCGGCGCCTGGAGCTGCGGCATGGTCGCTGGCCTCATCCAAGACATCCCCTCGTGCAAGGAACTCGTCGACCGCATCATGAGCGAGGCGGACGAAATCATCCGCGGCCGGCTGATGGGCTTCCTTGACGGCAAGACGTCGGCGCGCAAGGTCGCGTGA
- a CDS encoding DUF3147 family protein, with translation MPVKLSPSSLKQTHWYEYLIRFVLGGIATVLAGFIGKQFGTSVGGLFLALPAIFCASATLIDRHERRKKEKAALNGERRGRQAAALDAAGAGLGSIGLAAFAAVFYLTVLASVAAAFAVALLVWGAVAVSMWWLRRKLRVVHHHPQQGDASANRLAS, from the coding sequence ATGCCCGTCAAGCTGTCGCCGTCGTCCCTGAAGCAGACGCATTGGTACGAATATCTCATCCGCTTCGTGCTCGGGGGGATCGCGACTGTTCTGGCCGGTTTCATCGGCAAGCAATTCGGCACGTCGGTGGGCGGCCTGTTCCTCGCGCTTCCCGCGATCTTCTGTGCCAGCGCCACGCTGATCGATCGCCACGAACGCCGCAAGAAGGAGAAGGCTGCTCTGAACGGAGAAAGGCGCGGCCGGCAGGCTGCCGCGCTCGATGCCGCAGGCGCCGGGTTGGGAAGCATCGGCCTCGCCGCCTTCGCAGCCGTGTTCTACCTCACCGTTTTGGCAAGCGTTGCAGCGGCCTTTGCAGTCGCGCTGCTCGTGTGGGGAGCCGTCGCCGTGTCGATGTGGTGGCTACGTCGCAAGCTGCGCGTCGTGCACCATCATCCGCAGCAAGGGGACGCATCGGCCAACCGGCTAGCGTCGTAG
- a CDS encoding HlyD family secretion protein — MDAQTRERGPSAEQSMPKDGSNTGRERAEMRTPSLRDRLREHWLLASAGALVLIAALLAGLVYWLNIRHYESTDDAFVAARSFSVASKVAGYVADVPVTDNQHVNAGDLLARIDERDYRIALDQAEAQVAASQANIGNVEAQIESQKEQINQAKAQLDQAQAQLKFAQEEDARAQDLVQKGAGTVQRAQQTHSDLQAQQANTERAKTAVISAELGIKTLEAQLEGAKAQAKQSEAQRDQARLNVDYTSVLAAQPGRVVKLSGAKGTYVTPGQSLMMFVPDDVWIVANYKETQLKHMRPGQPVEIRIDAYPDRKLTGRVDSVQPGSGTAFSLLPAENATGNYVKVVQRVPVKIVVDRWPADLPVGPGMSVVPWTRVR; from the coding sequence GTGGATGCTCAAACACGCGAGCGTGGACCGTCCGCGGAGCAATCAATGCCGAAGGACGGCTCGAACACCGGCCGCGAGCGTGCGGAGATGCGCACGCCGTCGCTCCGCGACCGGCTGCGCGAGCATTGGCTGCTCGCGTCCGCGGGTGCCCTTGTCCTGATTGCTGCGCTCTTGGCCGGCCTCGTCTACTGGCTGAACATCCGCCACTATGAATCGACCGACGATGCCTTCGTCGCCGCGCGCAGTTTTTCGGTGGCCTCGAAGGTCGCCGGCTACGTCGCGGACGTCCCCGTCACCGATAACCAGCACGTCAATGCTGGCGACCTGTTGGCGAGGATCGATGAGCGCGACTATCGGATCGCGCTCGACCAGGCCGAGGCGCAGGTCGCTGCGTCACAGGCCAATATTGGAAATGTCGAGGCCCAAATCGAGTCCCAGAAGGAGCAGATCAACCAGGCCAAGGCCCAGCTCGATCAGGCCCAGGCGCAGCTTAAGTTTGCGCAGGAAGAGGACGCACGGGCGCAGGACCTCGTCCAGAAGGGCGCCGGCACCGTCCAGCGCGCGCAGCAGACCCACTCCGACCTTCAGGCGCAGCAGGCCAACACCGAGCGTGCGAAGACCGCGGTGATCAGCGCCGAGCTCGGCATCAAGACGCTTGAGGCGCAGCTCGAAGGTGCGAAGGCGCAAGCGAAGCAATCGGAGGCGCAGCGCGATCAGGCCAGGCTGAACGTCGATTACACCAGCGTGCTCGCAGCGCAGCCGGGGCGCGTCGTCAAACTTAGCGGCGCCAAGGGCACCTACGTCACGCCGGGCCAGAGCCTGATGATGTTCGTGCCCGATGACGTCTGGATCGTCGCCAACTACAAGGAAACGCAGCTCAAGCACATGCGGCCGGGGCAGCCCGTCGAGATCCGCATCGATGCCTATCCCGACCGCAAGCTCACCGGTCGCGTGGACTCGGTGCAGCCGGGCTCCGGTACGGCATTCAGCCTGCTGCCGGCGGAGAACGCGACCGGCAACTACGTTAAGGTGGTGCAGCGCGTGCCCGTGAAGATCGTGGTCGACCGCTGGCCGGCCGATCTGCCGGTGGGGCCGGGCATGTCGGTCGTGCCCTGGACCCGGGTGCGATGA
- a CDS encoding DUF4142 domain-containing protein: MRCTLIALGCCLLAGPVLAQSIGEKSGVNSVLGVAPATADFVKEVAISDMFEIESSKLAEQKGNAQEKSFAQQMVSDHTKTSTELKQLVGSGKVQATAPTALDSSHQNKLDKLKDASGKDFSSDYDSYQLSAHKDAVSLFERYANGGDNPELKNWAGKTLPALKHHLDMAQELGKAPSVGQSSK, translated from the coding sequence ATGAGATGCACATTGATTGCACTCGGCTGCTGCCTGCTCGCAGGCCCCGTGCTCGCGCAATCAATCGGCGAGAAGAGCGGGGTGAATTCGGTGCTCGGCGTGGCTCCCGCCACGGCCGATTTCGTCAAGGAAGTTGCGATCAGCGACATGTTCGAAATCGAATCAAGCAAGCTCGCCGAGCAGAAGGGCAACGCGCAGGAGAAGTCCTTCGCCCAGCAAATGGTGAGCGATCACACCAAAACCTCGACGGAGCTGAAGCAATTGGTTGGCAGCGGCAAGGTCCAGGCGACGGCGCCGACGGCACTCGACAGTTCGCACCAGAACAAGCTCGACAAGCTCAAGGATGCATCGGGCAAGGATTTCAGCTCGGATTACGACTCCTATCAGCTCAGTGCACACAAGGACGCGGTATCGCTGTTCGAGCGCTATGCCAATGGCGGCGACAATCCTGAGCTGAAGAACTGGGCCGGCAAGACGCTGCCAGCGTTGAAGCACCATCTCGACATGGCGCAGGAACTCGGCAAGGCGCCCAGCGTCGGCCAGTCCAGCAAGTAA
- a CDS encoding PRC-barrel domain-containing protein → MMDQSETGTLIGSDKVEGTSVYGVDRNKIGSIERVMIDKKSGRVSYAVLGFGGFLGVGNDHYPLPWQSLKYDTDLGGYVTGITANELRNAPHYGEAAEWNWSDDARVRALNAYYGVPIV, encoded by the coding sequence ATGATGGATCAAAGCGAAACAGGCACGCTGATCGGAAGCGACAAGGTCGAAGGGACTTCGGTCTATGGCGTCGACCGCAACAAGATCGGTTCGATCGAGCGCGTCATGATCGACAAGAAGAGCGGCCGCGTGTCCTACGCCGTGCTCGGCTTTGGCGGGTTCCTCGGGGTCGGCAACGATCACTATCCGCTGCCCTGGCAGTCGCTGAAGTATGACACCGATCTCGGCGGCTACGTCACCGGCATCACCGCGAATGAGCTGCGCAATGCCCCGCACTATGGCGAGGCGGCCGAATGGAATTGGAGCGACGACGCCAGGGTCCGCGCGCTGAATGCCTATTATGGCGTGCCGATTGTCTAG
- a CDS encoding SDR family oxidoreductase produces MAEEKLIDPTSRYPKPPFKKQSQAWPGLASQMNPRPDHGETSYKGSGRLAGRKALITGGDSGMGRAAAIAYAREGADVAINYVPSEEPDAQDVLALIKKEGRVGLAIPGDLRSETFCRELVERTVQGLGGLDILVCNAARQQAHESIIDVSSEDFDATMKTNIYAPFWIIKAALPHLKPGACIIGTTSEQAYDPSPDLYDYAQTKAATMNYVKSLAKQLGPRGIRVNGVAPGPVWTPLQVSGGASMEKLERFGGQTPMGRPGQPAELASIYVQLAAADASYATGQVYGSAGGSGQP; encoded by the coding sequence ATGGCCGAAGAAAAACTCATCGACCCGACATCACGCTACCCGAAACCGCCCTTCAAAAAGCAGTCGCAGGCCTGGCCGGGCCTTGCGAGCCAGATGAACCCGCGACCCGACCACGGCGAAACCAGCTATAAGGGCTCAGGCCGGCTCGCCGGGCGTAAGGCGCTGATTACCGGTGGCGATTCCGGAATGGGTCGCGCGGCGGCGATTGCCTATGCGCGCGAAGGCGCCGATGTCGCCATCAACTACGTGCCGAGTGAGGAGCCGGACGCACAGGACGTCCTCGCGCTGATCAAGAAGGAGGGCCGCGTGGGTCTCGCCATTCCCGGCGACCTTCGGAGCGAGACGTTCTGCAGGGAGCTCGTCGAACGCACGGTGCAGGGTCTCGGCGGCCTCGACATCCTCGTCTGCAATGCGGCGCGGCAGCAGGCGCACGAGTCGATCATCGATGTCTCCTCAGAGGATTTCGACGCGACGATGAAGACCAATATCTACGCGCCGTTCTGGATCATCAAGGCGGCGCTGCCGCATCTGAAACCGGGGGCCTGCATCATCGGCACCACGTCGGAACAGGCCTACGATCCCTCGCCCGATCTCTACGACTATGCGCAGACCAAGGCGGCGACGATGAACTACGTCAAGTCGCTGGCAAAGCAGCTTGGTCCGCGCGGTATCCGCGTCAACGGCGTTGCGCCCGGCCCGGTCTGGACACCGCTTCAGGTCTCCGGGGGCGCCTCGATGGAGAAGCTGGAACGATTTGGCGGCCAGACGCCGATGGGGCGTCCGGGGCAGCCGGCGGAACTCGCGTCAATCTACGTGCAGCTTGCCGCCGCGGACGCGAGCTACGCTACGGGGCAGGTCTATGGTTCGGCGGGCGGATCCGGGCAGCCTTAA
- a CDS encoding DUF3147 family protein produces the protein MTEQILRFVAGGLIVSAFAVLSDMLRPKSFAGLLGAAPSVALATLGIAVAQHGAAYAAAESWTMIYGAVALACYSFVVCQLLMRWHMAALSATIVSFVVWLAVAFSLLASFGGSS, from the coding sequence GTGACCGAGCAAATCCTACGCTTCGTTGCGGGGGGCCTGATCGTCTCAGCCTTCGCGGTCCTGAGCGACATGCTGCGCCCCAAGAGCTTTGCCGGCCTGCTCGGCGCCGCGCCCTCGGTCGCGCTGGCGACGCTCGGCATTGCCGTCGCCCAGCACGGCGCGGCCTATGCCGCGGCCGAAAGCTGGACGATGATCTATGGCGCCGTTGCGCTCGCCTGCTACAGCTTCGTCGTGTGCCAATTGCTGATGCGATGGCACATGGCGGCGCTGTCGGCCACGATCGTCTCCTTCGTCGTCTGGCTCGCCGTCGCGTTCAGCCTGCTGGCGAGCTTCGGAGGATCCTCGTGA
- a CDS encoding phosphatase PAP2 family protein, with amino-acid sequence MALVTVKPTRIDIAIADEIATYANPGMEEAAQALTWGADEHVLLALATAGWLYAWTRRPAARPIANHVLAVSLVTAVLPHILKSIFDQTRPDRLTVRGHRRGIPISGKSRDAFPSGHAVHMGALASAAGLLPRGPRRALRTVAVGLSLTRIVLLAHWASDVVAGFALGAAVERLLRPRVLVRRKARRRP; translated from the coding sequence ATGGCACTCGTCACAGTCAAGCCGACCCGGATCGACATCGCGATCGCCGATGAAATCGCCACTTATGCCAACCCGGGCATGGAAGAGGCTGCCCAGGCGCTCACGTGGGGCGCCGACGAGCACGTGCTGCTCGCCCTCGCCACCGCCGGCTGGCTCTACGCCTGGACGCGACGTCCCGCGGCGCGACCGATCGCCAATCACGTACTTGCGGTGTCGCTCGTGACGGCAGTGCTGCCGCATATCCTGAAATCGATTTTCGACCAGACGAGGCCTGACCGGCTGACCGTCCGCGGCCATCGGCGCGGCATTCCGATATCGGGGAAATCGCGCGACGCCTTTCCGTCCGGACATGCCGTTCATATGGGTGCGCTTGCCTCTGCAGCTGGCCTGTTGCCGCGCGGTCCGCGCCGCGCATTGCGCACCGTTGCCGTCGGACTGTCGCTGACGCGCATCGTGCTGCTGGCGCATTGGGCGAGCGACGTGGTGGCGGGCTTTGCGCTCGGCGCCGCGGTCGAGCGGCTGTTGAGACCGCGCGTACTCGTGCGGCGCAAAGCGCGGAGACGGCCGTGA
- a CDS encoding DHA2 family efflux MFS transporter permease subunit — translation MTDITQGGAAAGGWSPERSAAGGHSPYLIAFVVSIATFMEVLDTTIANVSLRHIAGGLAVGLDESTYVVTSYLVANAIVLSISGWLSTVIGRKRFYMICVATFSAASLLCGFAWSLEALVLFRILQGLGGGGMATSEQAILADSFPPHKRGQAFAIYGVAVVVAPVIGPTLGGWIADTYSWHWVFLINVPMGLVSLFLVGTLVREPSGAEEERTKLLKKGLRVDYVGFILVAVGLGSLEFVLDEGQRNDWFGSTMIVAFAGLAAFCLLALIPWELTREDPIVDIRLLGRRQFGACFVVMLGTGAVLISTTQLIPQLLQTELNYTAMLAGLALSPGGVATLILMPVVGRLIGMVQPKYLIMIGAAICAIAMWHLTGLNGDITYGYAAMARIMLALGLPFLFLPVTTASYDGVPQDKTNQTSALINVARNIGGSMGVALAQTILAQRQQFHQSRLIEHLAPSDLGYQQSVDAMTRFFEAQGSNASDAASQAIAWVGRTLQQQVDLLAYVDVFGTLAIIAALMIPIAAILRSIDLHAPSRGH, via the coding sequence ATGACCGACATCACGCAGGGTGGCGCGGCGGCCGGCGGCTGGTCGCCCGAGCGTTCCGCGGCTGGCGGACACAGTCCCTATCTGATCGCCTTCGTCGTCTCCATTGCCACCTTCATGGAGGTGCTCGATACCACAATCGCCAATGTCTCGCTGCGCCACATCGCCGGCGGGCTCGCGGTCGGCCTCGACGAGAGCACCTACGTGGTCACGAGCTACCTCGTCGCCAATGCCATCGTGCTGTCGATCTCGGGCTGGCTCTCGACCGTGATCGGCCGCAAGCGCTTCTACATGATATGCGTTGCGACTTTCTCGGCGGCATCGCTGCTCTGCGGCTTCGCCTGGAGTCTCGAGGCTCTGGTACTGTTCCGCATCTTGCAGGGGCTCGGCGGTGGCGGTATGGCGACCAGCGAGCAGGCGATCCTTGCCGACTCTTTTCCGCCGCACAAGCGCGGGCAGGCGTTCGCCATCTATGGCGTGGCCGTCGTGGTCGCGCCGGTGATCGGCCCGACGCTCGGCGGCTGGATCGCCGACACGTATTCCTGGCACTGGGTGTTCCTGATCAACGTGCCGATGGGGCTCGTCTCGCTGTTCCTGGTCGGTACGCTGGTCAGGGAGCCGTCGGGCGCGGAAGAGGAGAGGACGAAGCTCCTGAAGAAAGGCCTGCGCGTCGACTATGTCGGCTTCATCCTCGTTGCGGTGGGATTGGGCTCGCTCGAATTCGTGCTCGATGAGGGCCAGCGCAACGACTGGTTCGGATCGACCATGATCGTTGCCTTTGCAGGCCTGGCTGCGTTCTGCCTGCTCGCGCTGATCCCATGGGAATTGACGCGCGAGGATCCCATCGTCGACATCCGCCTGCTCGGCCGGCGGCAGTTCGGCGCCTGCTTCGTGGTGATGCTGGGCACCGGCGCGGTGCTGATCTCGACGACGCAGCTCATTCCGCAGCTCCTGCAAACCGAGTTGAACTACACCGCGATGCTTGCGGGCCTCGCTTTGTCGCCCGGTGGCGTCGCCACGCTCATTCTGATGCCGGTGGTCGGGCGTCTCATCGGTATGGTGCAGCCGAAATATCTCATCATGATCGGCGCGGCCATCTGCGCCATCGCGATGTGGCACCTCACCGGGCTCAACGGCGACATTACCTACGGCTATGCGGCGATGGCGCGCATCATGCTCGCGCTCGGTCTGCCCTTCCTGTTCCTGCCGGTGACCACGGCGTCCTACGACGGCGTGCCGCAGGACAAGACCAACCAGACCTCCGCGCTCATCAACGTCGCGCGCAATATCGGCGGCTCGATGGGCGTTGCGTTGGCGCAGACGATTCTGGCCCAGCGCCAGCAATTTCACCAGAGCCGGCTGATCGAACATCTCGCGCCATCCGACCTAGGCTATCAACAGAGCGTGGACGCGATGACGCGGTTCTTTGAGGCGCAGGGCTCGAACGCGTCGGATGCCGCCTCGCAGGCGATCGCCTGGGTCGGCAGGACCTTGCAGCAGCAGGTCGATCTACTCGCCTATGTCGACGTGTTCGGGACGCTTGCGATCATCGCCGCGCTGATGATCCCCATCGCCGCCATCCTTCGCTCGATCGACCTGCACGCCCCGTCCCGCGGGCATTGA
- a CDS encoding SDR family oxidoreductase, with translation MSKRNATAAVIGAGDYIGAEIAKKFASEGFTVFAGRRNGDKLAPLVREIEAAGGEIHARSLDARKEEEIISFLNDADKHAPLQLCIFNVGANVNFPILETTERVFRKVWEMACYSGFLAGREAARLMLPRGGGNIFFTGATASLRGGSGYAAFASAKFGLRAVAQAMARELGPKNIHVAHLIIDSGVDTAWVRERREQLWGKEALDNPDLLMSPASVAESYWQLYQQPKSAWTFEMEIRPFGEKW, from the coding sequence TTGTCCAAGCGAAACGCCACGGCTGCCGTCATCGGTGCCGGCGACTATATCGGTGCCGAGATCGCCAAGAAGTTCGCATCCGAAGGCTTCACCGTCTTCGCCGGCCGACGCAATGGCGACAAGCTCGCGCCGCTCGTTCGCGAAATCGAAGCGGCCGGGGGCGAGATTCATGCCCGCTCGCTCGATGCGCGCAAGGAGGAGGAGATCATCTCCTTCCTCAACGACGCAGACAAGCACGCACCGCTTCAGCTCTGCATCTTCAACGTCGGCGCCAATGTCAATTTCCCGATTCTGGAGACCACCGAGCGCGTGTTCCGAAAGGTCTGGGAGATGGCCTGCTATTCCGGCTTCCTCGCAGGGCGTGAGGCGGCGCGGCTGATGCTGCCGCGCGGCGGCGGCAACATCTTCTTCACCGGCGCAACCGCGTCCTTGCGTGGCGGCAGCGGCTATGCGGCGTTTGCCAGCGCCAAGTTCGGCCTGCGCGCGGTGGCCCAGGCGATGGCGCGCGAACTCGGTCCGAAGAACATCCATGTCGCGCACCTCATTATCGACTCCGGTGTCGACACGGCTTGGGTGCGGGAACGGCGAGAGCAGCTCTGGGGCAAGGAGGCGCTCGACAATCCCGACCTCCTGATGTCGCCAGCCTCCGTCGCGGAATCCTATTGGCAGCTCTACCAGCAGCCCAAGAGCGCCTGGACCTTCGAGATGGAGATCCGCCCCTTCGGAGAGAAATGGTGA
- a CDS encoding DUF4142 domain-containing protein: protein MRMIVATVLLLMSTAVLADNSGERTWAGHDSARTPTATDVISGLYAFGRFQQGLLESADLRGNQEVKTLATARAEDAAKRDKALKQIQQAIGAEPNVRKASTAGAALTGPGDEGPAYVRQFYAAQVAEYEEAVALLERYLQAPDNDALGAFAREQLPVLRSQLRDAARTLADK, encoded by the coding sequence ATGCGCATGATCGTCGCCACTGTCCTGTTGCTGATGAGCACCGCTGTACTCGCCGACAATAGCGGCGAACGAACGTGGGCAGGGCACGATTCCGCGCGCACGCCGACCGCAACCGACGTCATCAGCGGTCTCTATGCGTTCGGGCGCTTCCAGCAGGGCCTGCTCGAGAGCGCCGATCTCAGGGGCAATCAGGAGGTCAAGACCCTCGCGACCGCGCGAGCCGAGGATGCGGCCAAGCGCGACAAGGCGCTAAAACAGATCCAGCAGGCGATCGGCGCCGAGCCGAACGTTCGCAAGGCCTCGACAGCGGGTGCCGCACTCACCGGCCCCGGCGATGAAGGCCCGGCCTATGTCAGGCAATTCTACGCGGCGCAGGTCGCCGAGTATGAAGAGGCCGTCGCCCTGCTCGAGCGCTATCTGCAAGCGCCCGACAATGATGCGCTCGGCGCCTTCGCGCGGGAACAGTTGCCGGTCCTCCGATCGCAGCTCAGGGACGCTGCGCGCACGCTGGCCGACAAGTAG